AAAATCGTGACACCAATTCATGATAGGAAGAGTATACTCGAGTTTGAATTAAAAGGGTATGGATTATTTTTAAGACCGAAACGTTTGGTAGTAGACGTTGTGACTAATACCGTGTATTTGCTAATTCCTTTCAAGCACCCTACAGGAAATTCCGGGGTAATAAAAATTTATAAGCTTAGTGGTAATTGCTCGGAATGGAATGAAGTGTTAAATATAGGTAATTGCGTTCTTGTTGTTGGACGTGATTTTTCGTTTTGTTCGTGGACGAGAGACATGTTTCGTGACATAAAATACAATTCGAATTGTATTTTTTGTGACAACAGTTCGAGTTTTGCACTCTATGAAAGCGCAAATGATAATCTTTTATTCCGGAGTAATATTGATTATGGGATGATTGTTTATAGTATAGAATTAGAAAAATCATCATGGATCAATAGAGATGTTAAATCACGTAAATAATTCTTCAGTGTCTGGCAtactaaattaaattaaatgtttgCTATTTATTTGATTTTAAAATATATAAAACGATTATTGGGAATTTCTTTATTGATATTTTATATTATTGCAGTATATATCTGGAATATTTAAAGAACATTTTAGTACATATGTTTACAGAATTATCGAAGATGTCTTTACTTAGTGGTTAAGAAGGAGGTACAACGGATATCAGGTTCCTGGCTCGAATCCCGCCGTCCCCTATTGAAATGCTCGATCGTGTCGCTCATTTAACACCAAATTACGAAAATAATTACGAAATTAAATTCATTATGATTCATGCTACATACTCCGTACTAGTTATAGTTTGATGGTGAAGCGAGGCAATATTgtttaattaatacaaataatagAAGATTAAAATAAAGTATAATATAACAAATGAGTATAGAAAAGGAATATGCGTCAAAaaaaccaaaattaaatttaagcATTTTGATTGACAATTTACTATCACAACATAAAATTAGCATTGCTATTTTTATACTTTTACATAGTTTGTACAAAATACGAAAAACTACTTCtctaatacggagtaataaacTTCTTAAAGCATGCATGTATTATTAAAATTCTAAtaacaaaaatacaataattatatatAGATCGATCATTATTCACTAATCTCGCCTAGACGTAGTAGAACCACGTTGATTAGAAAGAGACATGATGGACGCAATAGACTGAGCAAAACCCTTTACGATACCTACTTTAACTCGACCTCTTTTTGGGATCGGACGGTCGGTATTACTCCGTTTCGATCCCTTGATTATCATAGGACTCCAATTACTCTCGGccatattattttgaaatttttagaatGAAAGAGAGTAGTTTACTAACAAAGTTGTAAAGTGATATTGATTTTTAAGTAATGTGATTGAACTACGTACGTTTGAAAGGTTATTTATAGACGTTCGTCACTTTTTCTTGCCAAGGTGTCCCTACTTTTGGTAATGTCATCAATAATTAGTCGTCATGCAATTGTACGTGTTTATCCCGattatttgtttatctattttattttagGGTATTTCAGtcgattatttatttatttttattttgggaTGTCTTTGATAAGCAATTTGATCCACTTACCATCTAATAACTAACCCCTTCCTCTTTTTCTGGTCTTTGTACcaacacaaattttcatttgcGACGGACAATATCcgccacaagcttgtgacggtcaAATAAAACCCACATGGATAGATAAAAACAAATCAATTGTAACTCCCTAGACAGTGGCGTAGTCAGGAATTAGCAGGGGCGAACTAGTAATGATGTAAGGGCAACGCTAAAAAAGTtgtaaaattttaattaaaaatttgaaatttccgACCGCAAGCGGGAGCGACCGCTCCTGCTAGCTCCCCTAAATCCACCACTGTCCCTAAACACTCTAATTATTTAAaacggaaaatgcacgcggtgcccttgaactttgatattttgcccgaaatacccaattttttgatccggaaaactttaagaggctataactcgtATTTTTGAGCTCAGAaagtgacaattttttttttcaaattgattatcttttcgagaactacgacttgaaaaaaaaaaattgtcgagtttggaattcgtgaccaagagatatggtcactcaaagtttgttcggtaaaaaaaactttgacgtacaaaaactcctagccacgggatccaaatacgacaattttttttttcaaatcgtagttctcggaaagataatcgatttgaaaaaaaaaaattatcactttttGAACTCGTAGACACAAGTTATAGCCTCTTAAAGCTTTCGggaacaaaaaattgggtatttcgggcaaaaatcgaaacttcaagggcaccgcgtgcattttcccaaAATCCTTATTATTTTATCGCATTCCAATTGATAGTTTGAAAGTGCATTCCAGTTGGCAGATGGTTGGGTGGCCCAAACATAAAATTTGTCATTAAATATTTTAGTCCAAAGTGTTAGTAAAGTAGATTTAGTTCAGATTTAGTTCAGTGAATGTGAATATAAGTGTTCACATTGCTTTGGCATATTCTCAATATAAAAATCAAGTATAATTGTACCTTGAGTATATTGACTTTATTTTGACTAGTTGTGTGAGAACTCAGAAGAAGACTGTCAAAATCAAGTCTTTGACATTTGACTTCATCAGTCTTTTCCTCTTATCTCTTTTGCAAGTTTATCATAAAATCTtaaaatagttttgaaaaataacACACATCCTATTGAGttggtcttgcttaagacgggtCGAATATTGAAACGGGTAGTTACACTCACAAAACaaatagaggggacaaggtggggacacccccatgtgcctcccactatcacccaaatgggcattttgtctcacaaaatggtatccgtctacaaTTTAAGACGGATACTGCCGGTCTTAAGTAAGAATTTGTGCATCCTATTATTATACAAACGTCTTTAACGTAGTCGAGCAACAATTAGTGGATAATATTACAAATTCAAAAATTATTGTTAAAATCATGATGATTATTTGTatatcaattggtctcccttgtgacgggttaccatttgtgacggatattttgtgagataaaatggtaataaaatgggttagtggagaaaggggaccacatgaatagtgttgcagagagagaaaaagtggatacattgtgaggtaaaatggtatccgtcttcagcttgtgacggatatgtcatgtcttcaatgagaatttgtgtttgtaTATTACTGTACAACCAACTAAAATGAGACTTTACATCTGTCATCGGTTGTGAAAACAAAAGCTCAattcctttatttttattgttttaggAAAATGCTCGATTCCTTTAAGACTCGCATAATACTgattactagatttaatgcccgggcgaTGCCCGAGCCAATTTGCAATATTCTATTATATAAAAATACTCTAAGGCTCTGTTCTTTTCAGCTTATTTTTAGCTCTCATGGAGagcaattcagttcagttcagctctatttaGCCAAAAAGAACAGAGTCTAAGTCCCTACTcttttgaacttaattttgctaaaCTTAACTGAACTAATAAGAGCTGATTTCTTCTGATCTGAACATATAAAAGATACTCCCTATTTGTATTTTATAGAGGAGAAAAACACTTTAAATAGTGTAACTAAATATCCAAATGCATAAAATAATgtcgatgcacgggcctattgtAGCTTGCGACATGTATAACGTAAACCCAAAAAAATGTTTTAACAATCGAAAAATAgcggattggagggagtatgacTTATGAGATTAGTGTTCTTAtcaactaaatgcaattctatcaTCTATATATCACATATTTTATTATGTTCTAGTTTAGTAGCTTTAAGATAAGAATTTTAGTCAAATAAGATGATCCCTCATGTACATTTTTTTATATTAGTTTGAACGGTCATATACTCTTGTATAAGCTAAAGTGACattttgttatatatgtcataattATACTTAATGATTGTATCTTGAGACGCCACCAAAACTAACGTGTTAATTCAAACTTGTACAAAATTCAACTACAAATAATGAGGCTCACTCACGCAAAGACTCAATTCAAGCTTCACTATTAATTTAACCGTTGATTTGTACTTTAGCAATATTAGTTCTCGTATTATCTTGATGATTCGAATAGCGCCAAAATTAACCCCCATAATTTTAGTCAATTGTGAGATTAAGCCCATAACTTACAAATGTAGTAATTAGGCCCATAACTTTGAtaaaaaagtgaaattcaacccaatTTTTTATTTTCAACCAAAATTGCACCAAAAAATTCAATTTCATTCATCAATACAATTTATAAGTATAGAAAAAAAACATCAATCAATAATTTTAacattaatattaattaataatcacaaacataaaacaaacaaAGGAAATATACTTTTGAATAAAGGTAGAAAGCGTAAATCATTCGACTTGCTACAATTAGAAGTATTTAGCTTGCTTGCATAAATCAAGCATACTGTTCGTAATATACAAAAATTGTGCAGAAATTCTTCAACGATCAAGGAGATGACCAGACTTGCCAATTAGTTGCGAGTTTGCTACAATTTAAATGTCTTTAGGAGTACCACGCATTTATCCTCATTAAAGTATAAAAAGGAAATTATTTCACAAATTAACAACCCTAATTCTCGTAAGAGACCGTAACAAAATAATGCTTTTATAAGACCTCtcattaaaaaaatcaaaattacttGCTCACATCTTGTCAAagcaaaataaatgaataaagCATTATATCTAACATTCAAAATTTATTAGACTGTCAAATaagaaatactccctccgtaccagatcaatggtaacacttacctaatacggccgtaccacaccaatggtaacattccttatttggctcacaacattaccaaattatccttatactcatttgatatttacataaaatgtcactacataccccacctaccaactcacaattaaacccacaattacataccccacctattttcttccctctttaccccttcttttaccctcttttcttaaaaaccccATTTTTTACCACGTTACCATTTGTATGGTACCGAGGgagtatgtgaaagagtaaaaaagaaaaagaaaaagaaaaatcacTCACCTCGTGTCAGAGGCCTAAATCCATCATTTTTTCTTCTTCTACCCACTGTCATAGCAAAATAAATGAACAAAGCGTTACATCTAACATTCAAAACTTATTATACAGTTAAATAAGCAAGATGTGAAAGAGGAAAAAAAATACAATACAAATTTCATTAGATAAAAGAGCAAATAGAAAGAAATAACGTGAAAACTGAGAGTTGACAAAAGCCTTTCAAGCTATTTATAGTTTTAATGGGTGTTTGTATTATAGAAATCCTTGTTCTAATCAAACAGGTGAGAATTGTACAATTGTAATTGCATTGACGTTAGTAAATCCATTGGTCTCAAACTCTGATGGAGTATCTTAAAAAAAAATCCTTATCTTCTAGTCTATCTCTAATCTTAAATTCTTAATAGTagtatatttaataaaataaaatagcaGTAGTTGGTAGAGATAGAGTTTTATATTGCTCGGGTAGATCAAAAAAgctggactctctataatcgctcgaaaaaagcttcctttaataatatagatagattgtCTGCAACTCTGGGAGTGTTTTTATCAAATCACATAAAGTTCTCTGTTTCAAAAGATTTTTCGGCACAATATTGATTATTGTCCAGAGAGTATTTTTTAATAAATCATTAAAAAGATGGATATTTTATCCCATAATATAAAAAATCAGCAAAAATTACATCATACGGCCCCGTCAATAAATATAGCAACCATAAATTACCCtgtaaattaaataaaatatacTCGTATTTGATAATCAATAAAGAAAAGCACCTCAAAATCCCTTGTAAATTAATGCATGTATCTTGCAAATTTAAAACAACCTCAACTACAAATCTCACACGACTTTACCAGATAATAATACACAGTTTAATTTCCTAACCATAGACAAATTACATTTTTCAATAATCTCAAAACAAGTGATGCTGATTTGTAAGTGAGAAAATGGAAGCAATAGAGTAGGCAAAAATCCTTATAATCTCGGCTTTAACTTGCCCTCGCTTTAGCAATAGAACGAGCAAAAATCCTAATAATCTCGGCTTTAACTTGCCCTCGCTTTGGTATGAGACGATCAGAGACATTTCCCTGTGATCTCCCAATCTCAGGCACATTGCGCTTCCCCTCTGACATTCTCGAACTCTGATCAAGCTCCTACAAAATTGATCGGCAATGTACAAAAGTTTGTTAGATGACTGTCACAAAGAGTTTGAAAGACGGTTTTGAGCTCAATGGTTTGGAACTTTGTGGTAGCTGAGGTTATATATATGATCAAAGGAAACCAGAATCTTCCAAGATGCCTCTTCTTTTCGCGGCCAAATCATAATATGAAAAAATAATACATTTAGTGGCTGACGCTTTTCTCCTAATAACTTAATCGCTTGTGCGCCTAATAATGAAAGGAAACATATGATGCTTGCTTTTACCAAAAGCAATGCAGAATCACAGGAAGATAATTTTATTAATCGTATCACCAAATGGTGATTATATGCATACAAATCACGTttatatcttatatatatatataaaactgggttgaaaacGTGTGGATCCGACATTTGTCATCCGTTAATTGGTTAAGTTGAATGGAATATTTTAGTCAAAATTCTTGATGGAAATAACATTATGATACGGTCATACGGAGTACATGCATAGAATTCATATATGTGCTGATTTTCGTAGATGATTAAGAGTTCAAATAAGCATTGACCAAAATAGAATTAAATAATTAAGTGTTTGCATTAATAAGGTCAAGCCATTTGACGAAAAAGTGACTCATATAGGGATTAGGGAGTGTATTTGTATTCAGTTTTTTGCATTGATTCATTTACACTTTATTGTCATGGATGCGTTGAACAAATTATACTTCGTATATAAATACTTGATGTATACAAGTCGAAGTGGTATTTTATGTAAAAACAATATTGGTTTCTCACAACTCTTTTTCATCTCTGTTATATACTCTGTATTACCCTGTGAAAACGAAtacaaaaccaaaaatatgtGTCCATATAGATTGTGTAGATTAAAACTACAAAGATAAAAGCAAGCTCCTTATTTTAAAATTATTTCAAGCTGCAAATTGGTATTTTCTTCTCGGGAGAATCGTGGTATATTGTTCTAGGAAACAATAAAATTGTATCTGGTTTTTAATTGATTGGAAATGCACgcaaaatcattcattttgcaaTTCAATTAAGGTCAACCAACACTATTATCATTCATGAATGGATGCCTTTGCTTAGTTCAAAAACTTCATATTCTTTTTTATCGCCCACAACAATCAATTTGTATTCCGCAAATCCGACTTCCTTTGTTGATCGAAAAAAATTGAAAGTGAATTAATTATTCTTGGTTTTTCTAATTAGTTTGAAATAAAAGAGCGATGTAGTAGTGATTATTATGAAATGTGTGTTTAGATTGTTCAATATAAGATTGATCTATACGGAGTACTGTGTTAGAATCAAACTTTCTTATTGCGAGTGAATTATATTTCCTTCCTCATGAGTTTGGTGCAATAGCGAAAAAAGTTTTATTTTTACTATTTCTTAATTAAGGCGGTATTAAGACTCTGACACTCAGTATTATTACCCGTGGTGACGCAACATATGAGTAGTATGCATCTCAATTCAATTCGTGGATATTGACTAATTAGCATACgaaaatattttgataaaaatcctaaaatgtaaataattacgtttattgcgaaaaatgcttcaaattgagtataattttcattatatttattaaaatattttgatttgtagagatgattaaagtgagtgtctcaaaatattttatgtttacgtaaaaagacattttgagaaagttataaaacttagaccattaaatcctaagaaaaatatatttggaagagtcattgtatttcttaaaaacataacttaaaaaaatctactaagagataagtttttatgtgggaatgaaaaaaattatattgcgagaaattgaatacatatgagattttgataggtttaagtaatgtgataacgagtatgtgtacgagtatgtatgtacacagtgatcgcgaatgcatttgaataatcaaaacaaagtaatgattattaaataatatactattataaaagacatgaaaaagtagaaaaaaagttacatttttatttaatattttcaattaaaatacgtatacgtcaagtataaataatgattatgactagctaaatattacttttagtaaaatattttatatgttatattttaaatactttgaagttaaacctcgaAAAATATTAGTTGAGAAagttaacctattttatttacaggtaaactcttaaacatcatttatatatagttatttaaaaatacaaaaggtgcaatttttatagatatgtttcacaagtaacagatgcaaaacacaatcaaaacatttgaataagttaagtttgaactctatatgtttgatacataaatatcacacgttatatataaaaaaaaattaaaaattatataaaagtatattcacatcattttgaacaaatattaattgatttggaacataacgtattctgaaatgatataatttgagaacttaatgttgattgttgcattattcgaataaactttattttaattaatatgatatttgatcagtcacaaaataatttataaaacattgatcagcataattaattatcgcttattagttttaattaaaattgcatgtattttattttaaaatattgaaaataaacttaaaaaaaattaatttgagaaaaaataatttatttttatttataagtaaaaatattaaaggtcatatataaattatgttatttttcttcaattataataattaaattttaaaacaggccgcgcgaagcgcgggatactacctagtaagcAATATTATATAGTCTACGACGTACTACCTCAAACATCAAGCAGCCATAGCTTCCGAAAAAAGATACAAAAGCACTTTTTCATGGGTCAGGGTCTCTAATTTTAAAGGTGGGTGGACCAAAATCTAGGCACAAACATTATGGATTTTGGAATATCTCACACTAGATGGGTTCAGATTCAATGATTCATGCATATGCGCATCATTCCTTTCAAATATGGTGCCTTTTTAGTTCAAACGATTGCAACGGAGAATTCTAAGCAGCCATAAGACTTGAAGGACTTTGCTTTGAATCCCATACTTAACTTTATTCTATTTGGTTTGATGTCGTACATAGAATTCGGGCTGGAAACTGAGGATGAGTCATGTTCCAAAAGGATTTTGCACTTTAGGACACATCAAATCCAAAGTTCCAAACTATACCCACTCTCCAAGATTGTTCCAAAGACCATAATCAAAGTGTCGATCACGAGGTTTTCAGATAAAAATTTACTTCCAGTGGTATGATGCTAGCAAAAACAGTCAGACGATCAATAATCACAAATCATAAAGGTTCCAGGTCACGCTCGACTACCCTGTATCACAAACCTTTTGCAAGTTTTAACATTATCGAATAAGACTATTGTACGCATACAACCTCTTTTTATGTATTGCACCTCATTTAACAGAAGGTATTTTAACCATGCTGTATGCGTACAACAGTCATATACAAGGCCAATTGTTGCAAGTTCGAGGCAATGAGGTAATATTGTTGTgcataaaattataaaaatgaagAATGTCGTAGAATTTCGGTACTACAAATTTGCATGGACATACCTGGTGAAACAACTTGCAATTGCTATGGGCAATTGTCATTAAGGATCCATGAGTGTGCTTCCCAAAAATCATCATCAATTATGTTACAATGTTCAATCACAACTCTCTTACTTGAACCCTCATTACTTGTCGACGTAGTTTCCTGTGTGCAAATATCAAAATTAATACTTGGAGGAATACATTGGGCAGTTGGCACTTCTTATAATGCCAACAGTTCATTAAAGACTTTATGCAACTATGCTATATTGCTATGCAATTAAGAAAGGAGCATCTTAGCACATACAAGAAACACATGTCCTAGCTAAGTTGGTAAAGTCTTGAAATGTTGTACACCTGTACGGAATCCCGTCTGAAGCAAGACTAGCATGACTACAAGGATAATTAATACATCCACGTTGTACAAAAAGTTCTCTTTACAGCCGCACATAGATGTCATATTGAAAGATAATAAATTTGaagaaaggggggggggggggggacaaaCCTGATCCCAGAAGACACATGAACCACGACGAAATATTTCAGGCAGTGCATTATAATCAATTCCATAGTGGGAAAGGATGTCATTCTTATCTTGTGTTTGAGTTCCCTGAAAATCGTGAACATTTGCAAATTCAGCTTTTACAGGCAACTGCGTATCAAACCAATAGCTGATTAACAGAAGAATTGACTCCAAAAACAAAGATGATGTACCTTCAAATACTTTTGGGCTTCATTTTTTCCTTTTCCAGATTTAACCAACACCCAGAAACAGGTATTGTATTGATTGTTAATATGGCCTACACATGCAAATATACAACAATTGAGAATTTATTTTCGTAAATAATTACTACATGGATAAGACAGCATTATTTCAGGATATCTATGTAACTTAAGTACTACAGAAAAATCTAGCATTTCAGTTCCAGAGAAAAATGAGATGTACGCTATCTATTTCTAAAAATGAATTGTACATAGTAAAATGCAGATAAACTCACAATCGACTTGTCTCCAACAGAGATAGTCCCGAAGAATCTTGGATGACGGATAGCACACAGCTCGTCCATCAAAGGACGGGGTATTCCTTAGATCTTTTGATGGAAAGTATTCTTTCCATTTTTGGACATACATAGCTGAAAAATATGATACTATCACAGACACTATTCCACTGCAAAGAGAAAACAATGTTGTTCCCCACACAAATTTAGTATATCAATATAGATAGCACAGACATAATGAGCAGATATTCAAGTTCGCAGGAAAGACACAAACTGCATAGGTAAAGGAGATACCTAGCATGTCGTTCACAAAATTTAGAATCTTTATTCAACACAAAGCTGCAAGTAAATCATGAACGGTTATTCATTAAAAAGTTGCAAATAATTTTAGAAGCAAAGGTACGAAGAAAAATACCTGTACTCATCACTGACGCCATATCCAAATATTATGTCTTGGAACTCTTCCACAACAGCTGCTGCACATGAATTCATAAGATTCAAAGCTGCTAGGTCATTGGGCTTCTCAAATTCATGACAGTCAGAGAACCTAAAAAATCCAAATAGGCCCACTACTTCACTTGCTAGCTCCAGAAATCACATGGGAGTATATCAACACAGATCAAAACCTAAAAATCTTTGTTCAGATGAACATATGCATTGACTCCAttgaagaaataaaaataaaaaaaacatctTAACAGTGCTCCATCCATTTCCTTTACCAAGACCTAAAGCACAAATATAGGAAACTCAAATTCAAATTCAATCACTTAGAAGCACATCTAGAACCTAAATCCATCTCCATTGAAGCAAACCAATATTCAAGTGAAAAGGTCTCCATCAACGAAAGCATGTGATGCAAAATTGTGTCGTGTCGGAATGTCTGTGTGTACGGTACACTGACATGCTACTCAAAGTAAATGGTGAAGTAAGACATGCAAACGTACATAGAAATCAACTTTCTAAGGGTTTCGGCAAACATAGAAAAGTTAACAACAGTTTGTAAAATACACTCACGTTCTTACATGCATAAATCATTGGTTTAGAATTGACAAACACAAGTTCCTATTTCTTCCTTATATTTAACATTTCCGGTGATAACAATGTCACATACTTGTGGAAATGGCAGCCATCAATTCGGATGACTACCCAAGTGGATAACATCAGCTTATCCTGGAACTGAAAGGACTCCACATATTCTGGTCTGATTTTGGGAATTTCATCTTCAAAATTGCCTAGTTCCTCGAGAAGAGATAAGTGCTTATCCCAAAAGCTTTTACGAGCTATATTTTCAGAGCGAACTTTCACCACTTTTCTTTGTGGTCTATTCACAGGGTCGCCATTTTTATCGAATTTACAAACAACTTGTACCTATATCAGCAAGCAAATATGAACCAAAATTTAATTAAAGTCACACACAACGAAATCGTTAGTATAGAAACCTGATTGCATATTAGCATTAATTGCTAACTAACACGGAGTGATAGCAATGCAGTACTTGTCCACACTCCACCATGAGGACATCAGAAAGCACTATCTAATAGGAAGTGTGCCTCTGATATCTTGTAGTTTTCACTTTTCAGAAATGTGATTTTACATCAAATACAGTTAAATTTACATCCAATAAAATCACAAAGATCATTTGATCTGTCGATAAAAAGGTTAAAATCTTGAAATTTTCAACTTgagaaaatggaaaaaaaaaaccgGGGATTCAGGCTAAAAAGACAAGCATCTCTACTGTAACCATAAACCGTGTTAAATTATCGCAATTGTATGACCAAAAATATTAAAGATCAACAAACCTGCTTAATTTTATATCCATATCAATCACAAACGCTAGTCAACCAAAACCATTGAATATAGTTTATCGTTTTAAGCATTAGGGATAGATGTTCAGTATTGCTTACCTTGGCATAAAGAAGACAAGTTCCTTGTCGAAACATAGGATGAAGAGTCTTATAATTCATTCCAAATTGCTTAAAAAGAAGCTCATTCTTATCTCGTTTTTGCATGCCCTATAAATCAGACGCAGGCAGATTGTAAGTGATGCACAATTAGTACACATCGCTTATAAATGCGAAGAGTAGCATGCACAGTGTATAAACAAGTGACTGAAAGACACAAAGATGATCACTTTCATGCTTACTCAAGGCATAACAATGAGCAACTTGTTCGTAACTGAATTAATCAAACAGTGATGACAAAGGAAAAGCTGAGACGTTTGTATATTCAGGAGAATCAGATAAGTATGCAGTATTAATTCTATAATTAAATGAGGATTACTTTAGTACATTAAGGCTACCCTTGCTCTCTTCCTCCTTTttctctccaaaaaaaaaaacttatccTTCATTAATCCTTGCCGTGGGCTACCATACATGGTAATCCTCAAAATTTGACACTATTTAGTTTTATATAAGACACTACGATTTATAATAAGTCCCTCGTTTTGCAAGATTCTTCATCCCCTCTTTGTATTGTGTTTTCAATACAATTTGTAGGGTTTTTCTTAGTTTTAAGGTTTCTCTAGTTCTAATCAATGGTGGTTTGTTAATCATTCATTAGACGTCTCTTGAATAGATGCCATTTACTCTCTCTATGTCTAAATAAGGTTCACATATCCTTAGACATAACAACTTAGGAGAAAAATATTGGGGTGTGCAAGTGGGTACAAATCCGATGAAAAGATGAGTAAAATGAGTgccattttttattattttttttggtaaATAAAACAGCGAGGAAGGGTACGCAAGTGAGAATACTTTGGTGTCATTTCTTGAAAATGTCAAGTTTTTATTAGGACAAAGATGTACAAAACACTGGCAGAGGAGAATGTAGCGCGATAAATTGCATCTAGTAAATCAATGGATAGTTTCCCACTAGTTGCTTATTTATCAGATTCAAATAAACA
This sequence is a window from Silene latifolia isolate original U9 population chromosome 8, ASM4854445v1, whole genome shotgun sequence. Protein-coding genes within it:
- the LOC141596046 gene encoding tRNA(His) guanylyltransferase 1-like isoform X2, with protein sequence MKFCAAAVMEKYPDIVFSYGFSDEYSFVLKKESKFYERRESKILSLLVSFFTSFYTLKWKEFFPQQELLYSPSFQAQIIRCPTMDVLQTYLHWRQNDCHLNNLHDTCFWKLVDSGKSESEAHEFLKGMQKRDKNELLFKQFGMNYKTLHPMFRQGTCLLYAKVQVVCKFDKNGDPVNRPQRKVVKVRSENIARKSFWDKHLSLLEELGNFEDEIPKIRPEYVESFQFQDKLMLSTWVVIRIDGCHFHKFSDCHEFEKPNDLAALNLMNSCAAAVVEEFQDIIFGYGVSDEYSFVLNKDSKFCERHASGIVSVIVSYFSAMYVQKWKEYFPSKDLRNTPSFDGRAVCYPSSKILRDYLCWRQVDCHINNQYNTCFWVLVKSGKGKNEAQKYLKGTQTQDKNDILSHYGIDYNALPEIFRRGSCVFWDQETTSTSNEGSSKRVVIEHCNIIDDDFWEAHSWILNDNCP
- the LOC141596046 gene encoding tRNA(His) guanylyltransferase 1-like isoform X1 — encoded protein: MANSKYEYVKDFEFKDKIMLPNIIVARIDGRQFRRFAGVHKFVRPNDRRALKLMKFCAAAVMEKYPDIVFSYGFSDEYSFVLKKESKFYERRESKILSLLVSFFTSFYTLKWKEFFPQQELLYSPSFQAQIIRCPTMDVLQTYLHWRQNDCHLNNLHDTCFWKLVDSGKSESEAHEFLKGMQKRDKNELLFKQFGMNYKTLHPMFRQGTCLLYAKVQVVCKFDKNGDPVNRPQRKVVKVRSENIARKSFWDKHLSLLEELGNFEDEIPKIRPEYVESFQFQDKLMLSTWVVIRIDGCHFHKFSDCHEFEKPNDLAALNLMNSCAAAVVEEFQDIIFGYGVSDEYSFVLNKDSKFCERHASGIVSVIVSYFSAMYVQKWKEYFPSKDLRNTPSFDGRAVCYPSSKILRDYLCWRQVDCHINNQYNTCFWVLVKSGKGKNEAQKYLKGTQTQDKNDILSHYGIDYNALPEIFRRGSCVFWDQETTSTSNEGSSKRVVIEHCNIIDDDFWEAHSWILNDNCP